In Nitrosomonas stercoris, the genomic stretch CATTATGGTCGCACGCCACCTTGCTCCGAAGCATTAATTCATGCAGGTGTACGAAAAGTAGTGATTGCAATGGAAGATCCCAATCCATGTATCAATGGGCGAGGAAAGCAAAAATTACAAGCTGCTGGCATTGAAGTGCAAACAGGTTTGTTAGCTGAAGAAGCTGGACAATTGAATATTGGTTTTATGACTCGTATGCGGTATGGTCGTCCATGGATACGCTCCAAACTAGCATCCAGTTTGGATGGTAAGGTGGCGTTAAAAAATGGCAAAAGCCAGTGGATAACCGCTGAACCAGCTCGACAAGATGGTCATCGATGGCGTGCTCGTTCTTGCGCAATCCTCACAGGAATTGGTTCTGTCAGACATGATAATCCTCAGTTGACAGTGCGACACGTTGAAACCACTCGGCAGCCCGTTCGTATTGTAGTCGATTCAAATCTTGAAATTTCCCTACAGGCAAAATTGGTGCAGCCTATAGCAACCACCTGGATTTTTACAGCGCGTGATAATAGGAATAAAATTAGTCAACTGGAAAAAATGGGCGTGCACGTTTTTGTGCTGCCTGATACATCAGGCAAGGTTGATCTCAAGACTATGATGGCAAAACTGGCAGAGCTAGATATCAATGAGCTGTTAGTCGAAGCGGGCTCAGTATTAAATGGTGCATTACTCGCCACAGGTTTGATTAATGAAATTATTTTCTATTTTGCTCCTAATTTGTTAGGCCATACTGCCCAATCGATGTTGGCATTGCCGGAAATGACTGATTTATCTGATAAATATAAATTGCGAATCACGGATGTTCGAAAAATTGGCAAAGATATACGTGTCGTAGCAAGATTATAAATGTAGTTAGTATCGGTGAGTTTCCAGAAAATATTCGAATTTGAACTGTCAGCTGCTACACTGTATTAGTAAATTGCAGTGATCATTGAAAGTGCAGTATAAAACTTAACAATTCTTTTCCATCTTAATTATTTCAGCATGTGCTTCGCAAACCTTGTTCGCCACGATACTCGCCTGTACCTGATTAAAAACTTGATTAAGCTGCCACTCGACAAATCCCTCAAATCATATGGTGCCAATTGGTGGTTAGTAATCGTTTTGCTGGCTTTTGTCAATGTCAATCAGCAAGTATGGGCGAACGAGCATGCTACAGATAACCATTCATTTGAATGGTCAAAGGTGCCATCGACATCTATTCCCCCTTTACCGGGTGCATTTAATAGGCCACCTATTCATGCTAGCGCTGGTTATTTTTCGTTACTGGACTGGATCAACGATATCAAACGGGATGCACCACCAACGGATCCTTATCCTCCCAGTGCTCTAACTACAACTCCCGCTTTTGATTTCAACTTCCGCTATCTTGAGCAACCTGACCATGAACGGGATTTCTTTGATCCGCTTAAGCGTATTCACCTGGGAGAAGACTGGCTGTTATCTTTTGGAGGTAATTTCTGGTACCGCTACATGCATGAAACAGATAGTCGCTTGAACCCGGCAAAAACGAATAATCGCTATCATTTGCTACGGACGCGGCTCCATGCCGATCTCTGGTACCAGGATCGTTTTCGATTATTTGCAGAAATGCTAGATGCACGAGCATTAGGGCAGGATCTACCGCCATTGGGCATTGATAAGAATCACACTGACATGCTCAATTTATTTGCTGATATCAAACTGGGACAAAGGATGGGTGGACCAGCATATTTGCGTGTGGGACGTCAGGAGTTACTGTATGGCTCACAACGTTTGATATCCACTTTGGATTGGGCCAACACTCGCCGCACCTTCCAAGGCGTCAAAGCTTTCTGGCACACCCCAACCTTTAACCTAGACACATTCTGGGTGCGTCCTATGACAACCGAACCCAATGAATTTGATAACTGGGATAAAAAGCGCAATCTGGTTGGTTTATGGGGAACGTATAAAGCCATTCCTGGGCAGGTAATTGATTTGTATTATCTGAATTTAATTGATAACAGAGCGATAACCGCAGCCAATCGTGCCCAAGGCGATGTATTACAGGGTGATGCCGTATTACATACCATTGGCGCTCGTTGGGCAGGAGATTACGCACATTTTTTGTACGAGCTGGAAGGAATGTATCAGTTTGGCAGGCGCTCTCATCTTGATATTTCTGCTTTTGCTATTGCTTCCGGTGTCGGCTATCAATTGCCATTACCCATGAATCCCCAGTTTTGGCTGCGCTATGATTTTGCTTCAGGAGATAAAAATCCCAATGATAGTCACAGTGATACCTTTAATCAGTTGTTCCCGTTTGGTCACTACTACTTTGGTTATATGGATCAAATAGGGCGACAAAATATTCATGATTTCAATGCACAATTTTCAATCAAACCGCAACCATGGCTATCGTTCACAGGGCAATATCACCGTTTTTATCTAGCTAACAAGCGTGACTATTTATATAACGCTGCTGGAGTAGGGTTTTTACGTGATAGTAATGGACAATCAGGACGCCATGTTGGTGACGAAATTGATTTTGTCGTGAATTTCCACATTAGTCGTCACCACGATGTTTTACTGGGTTACTCAAAACTTTTTACTGGTACCTTTATCAAAAACCAACGACCGGGTGTTTCACCTGATTTGTTTTATACCCAATATAATTTCCGGTTTTAATATATAAACCAAAGGATTTCTAAAGGTTATTTTTTCAAAAAGGAAAGATATGTTCAAAACACTACCAATTGCCATCTTAATCGCCTCACTCACCTGGTTAGCTCCTTCTGCTGTGCATGCAGAGGAAACCTATCCGGATAATGAAGGTATTGTCTCCTCCGTAATTGATACGGATAGCTATACCTATATGGAACTGGAAAATGGCGATAAGAAATTCTGGATAGCTGCGCCAAGTACTAAAGTTGCAAAGGGAGATCATATCCGCTTTGTAGAAAATATGAGAATGCGCAATTTTACTAGCAAAGCACTGAATCGTACCTTTTATGAGGTTATTTTTGTGACTTCAACACAGGTTAAAGTAAAGCAATAAACAATTTTCGCCAATAACCGAGTAACTTGGAGTGCTCAGTTTTATCTCCATGTTATTGTGAATTAACAAATATCTTCTGGAAAAAAGACGAGATTCGCTTGTCTTTTTTCTTGCTGACCGCTGCTAACTTTAAAATTTCGTATGCAGGTATTTGGTCTGCTTGTATTAGAGAACGGTTTGCTTTGATACTGCTGACATCTCCGTTATAAACTGTATAAAATTCGCCTATTGATTGGTTAGCTAGTTTATTTGAAATATCAACTTTTACTTGGTTTAACATCGGCTTTAGCTTGTTCAGCGCTGTTGTTTCCTTGATTTTTCCGATAAACCAGGTTGAAATTTGATCGCGAGATCGATAATCAAGATCGCCCGGGCTTTGCGTGGCAAGCATCAAACCAATTCCTGCCGAACGCGCACGTCTGAGTAAGTTTTCCAAAGGTTCCTTGGTAGCAGGTTTGGATTGTGCGGGTAAATAAAGATCTGCTTCATCCAGTAAAATAACGCCCTGCAGTTTGTCACTCGGTGAATTTTTTGCAAAACGACCAATATCTAGTAACAACTGTGAGACCCAAAACAATATATTATTATCATTACCTAAATTACTGGTATTGATAATACTTAATCGAGTTTTCTTGCCTGCGTGGTTAAACAAATTCTTTGTATCGAGTAATTCCCCTGAATTTGAAAATAAACTACCATGTCCAAACGCTAAAGTTTGCAAATCTTGCACTAATTTCTTGGTGAGTTTGGGATCTAACTTGCCAATCGCGTTGAGCAGTAGCGGATCATCTCTATCGATAAAATCCAGTAAATCATCAATTGTCAATGTATCGCCTGTATGCAACTGACCAAGAATAGCAATCGCTTTGCCAAGGATGGCGATCCGGGTTTTATTTTGGCCAACATCTGTGTAGCCCATCATTTTTCCTAGAGAAAAAGCAGCGTAATTGGCCAGTTGATCACATTCTCCAGAA encodes the following:
- a CDS encoding riboflavin biosynthesis protein RibD; the protein is MVFAASDYTHMSHALQLAKNGLFTTSPNPRVGCVIVNNDEMVGVGWHEQAGEAHAEINALRDAGNLAKGATVYVTLEPCSHYGRTPPCSEALIHAGVRKVVIAMEDPNPCINGRGKQKLQAAGIEVQTGLLAEEAGQLNIGFMTRMRYGRPWIRSKLASSLDGKVALKNGKSQWITAEPARQDGHRWRARSCAILTGIGSVRHDNPQLTVRHVETTRQPVRIVVDSNLEISLQAKLVQPIATTWIFTARDNRNKISQLEKMGVHVFVLPDTSGKVDLKTMMAKLAELDINELLVEAGSVLNGALLATGLINEIIFYFAPNLLGHTAQSMLALPEMTDLSDKYKLRITDVRKIGKDIRVVARL